The proteins below are encoded in one region of Casimicrobium huifangae:
- the metH gene encoding methionine synthase produces MSYVMHLSGLEPLAIGPDSLFVNVGERTNVTGSRAFARLILNDDYAGAVEVARQQVANGAQIIDVNMDEAMLDSKAAMVKFLNIIATEPDISRVPVMIDSSKWDVIEAGLKCVQGKSVVNSISLKEGEENFVRQARLLRRYGAAAVVMAFDEKGQADTYQRKTEICARAYQLLVETVGFPAEDIIFDPNVFALATGLEEHSNYGVDFIEAVRWIHQNLPGAKTSGGISNMSFSFRGNDHVREAMHTVFLYHAIRAGLTMGIVNAGQIGIYDELEPALREHCEDVILNRRPDATERMLAFAETVKGGGKAKVEDLGWRELPVNERLKHALVKGINTFIVEDTEESRLSFERPLQVIEGPLMDGMNVVGDLFGQGKMFLPQVVKSARVMKQAVAHLVPFIEEEKRLLGTEAKTKGKIVLATVKGDVHDIGKNIVGVVLQCNNYEVIDLGVMVPCDKILAAAKDSGANIIGLSGLITPSLEEMAYVAREMDRLDFHVPLLIGGATTSRTHTAVKIAPNYKNPVVHVVDASRAVGVATALLSDDMKAGFVAETAADYAVIRERHASKKAVPLLELEVARANRFFPFAGEYQHYTPPTPQHLGVHQLRDYPLAALVPYIDWTPFFIVWDLAGNYPKILNDEIVGDEAQKVFRDGQAMLKRIVQEKWLTANASYGLLPAQSDGDDIIVFADGAHTQVAMRFHTLRQQAAKEAGRPNFALADFIAPKDSGHADYLGLFAVTAGLGGDARLAAFEKAGDDYNAIMFKALADRLAEAFGEHLHERVRKEFWGYAHDEHLDNEALIREKYRGIRPAPGYPACPDHREKVDLFRVLDAAAIGMGLTESYAMTPPASVSGFYFAHPAAQYFTVGKIGDDQFADLARRRGEDVEAQTRALNTLV; encoded by the coding sequence ATGTCTTACGTCATGCACCTCTCGGGCCTTGAGCCTCTGGCGATCGGCCCTGATTCCCTCTTTGTCAACGTCGGCGAACGCACCAATGTCACCGGTTCGCGGGCTTTTGCCCGGCTGATCCTCAACGACGACTATGCCGGCGCTGTGGAAGTGGCGCGGCAACAGGTTGCCAACGGCGCGCAGATCATCGACGTCAACATGGACGAGGCCATGCTCGACAGCAAGGCCGCGATGGTGAAGTTTCTGAACATCATCGCGACCGAGCCTGATATCTCGCGGGTGCCAGTGATGATCGATTCGTCGAAGTGGGACGTGATCGAGGCTGGGCTCAAGTGCGTGCAGGGCAAGAGCGTTGTCAACTCCATTTCGCTGAAGGAAGGCGAGGAAAACTTCGTTCGTCAGGCACGTCTGCTTCGCCGCTACGGTGCGGCCGCCGTGGTCATGGCGTTTGATGAGAAGGGGCAGGCCGACACCTATCAGCGCAAGACCGAAATCTGCGCGCGTGCCTACCAGCTGCTGGTGGAGACCGTCGGTTTTCCGGCCGAGGACATCATCTTCGACCCCAATGTGTTCGCGCTCGCCACCGGCCTCGAAGAGCACAGCAACTACGGCGTCGACTTTATCGAGGCGGTGCGCTGGATTCACCAGAACCTGCCAGGCGCCAAAACATCGGGTGGTATCTCCAACATGTCGTTCAGCTTCCGCGGCAACGATCATGTCCGCGAGGCGATGCACACCGTCTTCCTCTATCACGCGATCCGGGCCGGGCTGACGATGGGCATCGTCAACGCCGGGCAGATTGGCATCTACGACGAGCTGGAGCCCGCCCTGCGCGAACACTGCGAGGACGTAATCCTCAACCGCCGGCCGGATGCCACCGAACGCATGCTGGCCTTCGCCGAGACGGTGAAGGGCGGCGGCAAGGCCAAGGTCGAAGACCTCGGCTGGCGCGAACTCCCCGTCAACGAGCGCCTCAAGCATGCGCTGGTGAAGGGCATCAATACCTTTATCGTCGAGGACACCGAGGAATCACGACTGAGTTTCGAGCGGCCGCTGCAGGTGATCGAAGGCCCGTTGATGGACGGCATGAACGTCGTGGGTGATCTGTTCGGTCAGGGCAAGATGTTCCTGCCGCAGGTCGTGAAGTCGGCCCGCGTGATGAAGCAGGCGGTGGCGCACCTGGTGCCTTTCATCGAGGAAGAAAAACGCCTGCTCGGTACCGAAGCCAAGACCAAGGGCAAGATCGTGCTGGCCACCGTCAAGGGTGACGTCCACGACATTGGCAAGAACATCGTGGGCGTGGTGCTTCAGTGCAACAACTACGAGGTCATCGATCTCGGGGTCATGGTGCCGTGCGACAAGATACTTGCCGCCGCGAAGGATTCCGGCGCCAACATCATCGGATTGTCAGGGTTGATCACGCCGTCGCTTGAAGAGATGGCCTATGTTGCCAGGGAGATGGACCGGCTTGACTTCCATGTACCGCTGCTGATCGGTGGTGCCACCACCTCGCGTACGCACACGGCGGTGAAGATTGCGCCGAACTACAAAAATCCGGTGGTGCATGTGGTCGATGCCTCGCGCGCGGTGGGCGTGGCCACGGCGCTGCTGAGTGATGACATGAAGGCCGGTTTTGTTGCCGAAACGGCGGCGGACTACGCTGTCATTCGCGAACGCCACGCCAGCAAGAAGGCGGTGCCGCTGCTTGAACTCGAGGTTGCACGGGCTAACCGCTTCTTCCCGTTTGCGGGCGAATACCAGCACTACACGCCACCGACACCACAACATCTCGGCGTGCACCAACTGCGCGACTACCCGCTGGCGGCGCTGGTGCCCTACATCGACTGGACGCCTTTTTTCATCGTCTGGGATCTGGCGGGCAACTATCCGAAGATTCTCAATGATGAAATCGTCGGCGACGAGGCGCAGAAAGTGTTCCGCGATGGGCAGGCGATGCTCAAGCGCATCGTGCAGGAAAAATGGCTTACCGCGAATGCGTCCTATGGTCTGTTGCCGGCGCAGAGCGACGGCGACGACATCATTGTGTTCGCCGATGGCGCCCACACACAGGTCGCCATGCGCTTTCACACACTGCGTCAACAGGCTGCGAAAGAAGCCGGGCGGCCCAACTTCGCGCTGGCCGATTTCATCGCACCGAAAGACAGCGGTCATGCCGACTACCTCGGACTCTTCGCCGTGACCGCCGGTCTCGGTGGCGACGCTCGCCTCGCGGCCTTCGAGAAGGCAGGCGACGACTACAACGCGATCATGTTCAAGGCGCTTGCAGATCGCCTCGCCGAGGCGTTCGGCGAGCACCTGCACGAGCGCGTGCGCAAGGAGTTCTGGGGCTATGCGCATGACGAACACCTCGACAACGAGGCGCTGATCCGCGAGAAGTATCGCGGCATCCGCCCGGCGCCGGGCTACCCGGCATGCCCCGATCATCGCGAGAAAGTCGATCTCTTCCGGGTACTTGACGCGGCGGCAATCGGCATGGGGCTGACCGAGAGTTACGCCATGACGCCGCCGGCAAGTGTCAGCGGTTTCTACTTTGCCCATCCAGCTGCGCAGTACTTCACCGTTGGCAAGATTGGCGACGACCAGTTTGCCGATCTGGCACGGCGGCGTGGTGAAGACGTCGAGGCGCAGACGCGTGCGCTGAACACGCTGGTGTAG
- a CDS encoding OmpA family protein, with translation MRRNKMFTIAALPAVLLAVTLLLSGCQTPPPPGPKPLPPIETRYHADTASAVAFLARTVVEQLVNTPRPDQPTVPVEEFFNAQSAEITTSGRALQRQLADALTQTMAPLRFVPLDITSANTAQWALLASHTTPAAGETTQPGKWVRLQVAMVESSTGRVLTRVRTYLDAAQFNAEPTAFFKDAPMYFTDKRHQERVGAVGGQGRVIDGELLLQSAVSDAIAAYEAGRYDDAERAFVRAKAMSKDHPAALTGLYQTYWKQGRTAEAEQAFAELVAASLDAGSLSVKLLFKVGATTFVDSGDLPTQYRLWLKSIGQVVSSKERCVDVTGHASKSGAADYNERLSQQRAESIVVLIAQTSRDARARFKAAGRGFQDTIVGTGANDATDAIDRRVEFRVRSCT, from the coding sequence GTGCGCCGTAACAAGATGTTCACCATCGCAGCGCTTCCTGCTGTTCTGCTTGCTGTAACCCTGCTGCTGTCCGGTTGCCAGACGCCACCACCGCCGGGTCCCAAGCCATTGCCGCCAATCGAGACGCGCTATCACGCCGACACTGCGAGCGCCGTAGCGTTCCTGGCGCGCACCGTCGTCGAGCAGCTGGTGAACACGCCACGCCCCGACCAGCCGACCGTTCCGGTTGAGGAATTCTTCAACGCGCAGTCCGCCGAAATCACCACTTCCGGGCGCGCTTTGCAGCGGCAGTTGGCCGACGCACTGACGCAAACGATGGCGCCGCTTCGCTTCGTGCCGCTCGACATCACCAGCGCCAACACTGCGCAATGGGCATTGCTTGCCAGTCACACCACGCCGGCGGCCGGTGAGACCACACAACCGGGGAAATGGGTTCGCCTGCAGGTGGCGATGGTGGAATCGAGCACCGGTCGCGTGCTGACCCGCGTGCGCACCTATCTCGATGCGGCACAGTTCAATGCCGAGCCGACAGCGTTCTTCAAGGATGCGCCCATGTACTTTACCGACAAGCGCCACCAGGAGCGCGTGGGGGCTGTGGGCGGTCAGGGGCGGGTGATTGATGGCGAGTTACTGCTGCAGTCCGCCGTTTCGGATGCTATTGCTGCCTATGAAGCAGGGCGCTATGACGACGCCGAGCGAGCCTTCGTGCGCGCCAAGGCAATGTCGAAGGATCACCCGGCCGCGTTGACCGGCCTGTATCAAACCTACTGGAAGCAGGGGCGCACGGCCGAAGCCGAGCAGGCCTTTGCCGAGCTGGTCGCTGCCAGCCTCGACGCCGGCAGCCTGTCGGTGAAATTGCTGTTCAAGGTGGGCGCCACGACGTTTGTCGATAGCGGTGATTTGCCAACGCAGTACCGTCTTTGGCTCAAGTCCATCGGGCAGGTGGTGTCCAGCAAGGAACGTTGCGTCGACGTGACCGGTCACGCCAGCAAGTCTGGCGCGGCGGACTACAACGAGCGCTTGTCGCAGCAGCGCGCCGAGAGCATCGTGGTGCTGATTGCGCAAACCTCCCGCGATGCCCGCGCCCGATTCAAGGCGGCTGGGCGCGGGTTTCAGGACACCATCGTCGGTACCGGCGCCAATGACGCCACCGATGCCATCGACCGCCGCGTGGAGTTCCGCGTGCGTAGTTGCACATAG
- a CDS encoding serine/threonine protein kinase, which translates to MTEPTDAFPDALPTGTRLGDFVTTGVIGAGGFGTVYLAREESLDRIVAIKEYLPSAIAARGATQAVLPRSQSQRDGFVAGLHSFMREARLQAQFSHPALLEVYRVWEQNGTAYMAMRYYPGTSLREMRKLPEAAAGYDEAQIQAYLLPVCDAVRELHQQNILHRDVSPDNILIMPNGAPVLLDFGAARSVVAGATQSLTTVLKPGYAPIEQYADDGSLEQGPWTDVYGLGAVMYFLAMGTPPPQAVNRMVFDSLKSFDETTRGRYSETFVAAVKQALAVRPENRLRSVDALCDALGWSLRAPIPPLQTYFAPVADPVVTAEPAPPAAITARPATVAQTSSSVADGAIAKPLAVEPAPEAVTATTRMDRPRRPYWVIVVVLLAASAAAIALLTRKPGSDSNVGQGAPVIAPTTTASPAATTPKASALPTSEPTTQGHGISTPSSPAATLPDKAAKTAVPPAPAVSPAPTAAVESTTRPTVPTSSATPARKGNAESKPAPGARPPAATDAEGESPVASPSPSRPARDADCDRLLTKLSLGTVALTEAEHARLRACR; encoded by the coding sequence ATGACTGAGCCTACCGACGCGTTTCCCGATGCGCTGCCGACCGGCACGCGCCTCGGTGATTTTGTGACGACCGGGGTCATCGGCGCGGGAGGCTTTGGCACTGTTTACCTGGCACGCGAGGAGAGCCTCGATCGCATCGTCGCGATCAAGGAGTACCTGCCCAGCGCCATTGCTGCGCGTGGTGCCACGCAGGCCGTGTTGCCGCGCTCGCAGAGCCAGCGCGACGGCTTTGTTGCCGGCCTGCACAGCTTCATGCGCGAAGCGCGGTTGCAGGCGCAGTTCTCGCACCCGGCACTGCTCGAGGTCTATCGCGTCTGGGAGCAGAACGGCACCGCTTACATGGCGATGCGCTATTACCCCGGCACTTCATTGCGCGAAATGCGCAAACTGCCGGAAGCGGCTGCAGGATACGACGAGGCGCAGATTCAGGCGTACCTGCTGCCTGTCTGCGACGCAGTGCGCGAGCTGCATCAGCAGAACATCCTGCATCGCGATGTGTCGCCAGACAACATCCTCATCATGCCGAACGGCGCGCCGGTGCTGCTTGATTTCGGCGCGGCGCGATCGGTCGTGGCGGGCGCCACCCAGTCGCTGACCACGGTGCTCAAACCCGGTTACGCGCCGATTGAACAATATGCCGACGACGGCTCACTGGAGCAGGGACCGTGGACTGATGTCTATGGTCTTGGCGCGGTGATGTACTTCCTGGCGATGGGTACGCCGCCACCGCAGGCCGTCAACCGCATGGTGTTTGACAGCCTCAAGAGCTTCGACGAGACGACTCGCGGACGCTATTCAGAGACCTTTGTTGCTGCGGTCAAGCAGGCGCTGGCGGTGCGGCCCGAGAACCGCTTGCGCAGCGTCGATGCCTTGTGCGATGCACTTGGGTGGTCGCTGCGGGCGCCGATCCCACCACTGCAGACTTACTTTGCGCCAGTGGCTGACCCTGTGGTTACGGCGGAGCCTGCTCCACCAGCCGCGATAACCGCGCGTCCTGCGACGGTGGCGCAGACATCGTCGTCAGTGGCGGATGGCGCCATCGCCAAGCCATTAGCGGTGGAGCCTGCTCCCGAGGCTGTGACCGCAACAACGCGGATGGACCGCCCGCGTCGCCCGTACTGGGTCATCGTAGTCGTGCTGTTGGCCGCTTCGGCTGCGGCGATTGCTCTTCTGACGCGCAAACCGGGCAGCGACAGTAACGTCGGTCAGGGGGCACCAGTCATCGCCCCGACCACGACGGCGTCACCAGCCGCAACGACCCCGAAGGCAAGTGCTCTGCCAACCAGCGAGCCCACCACGCAAGGCCACGGCATCTCTACGCCTTCATCCCCAGCCGCTACGTTGCCCGACAAGGCTGCAAAGACTGCTGTGCCCCCTGCGCCAGCGGTTTCTCCCGCTCCAACCGCCGCTGTTGAGTCCACCACCCGGCCGACTGTGCCGACAAGTTCAGCCACACCGGCGCGCAAGGGCAACGCGGAGAGCAAGCCGGCGCCAGGTGCCCGCCCGCCGGCCGCTACCGACGCGGAAGGCGAAAGCCCGGTGGCGTCGCCCTCACCCTCGCGCCCGGCGCGTGACGCCGATTGCGACCGCCTGCTGACCAAGCTATCCTTGGGCACGGTGGCGTTGACCGAGGCTGAACACGCCCGTCTGCGTGCCTGCCGCTGA
- the gpmI gene encoding 2,3-bisphosphoglycerate-independent phosphoglycerate mutase: protein MSPTTAPTVHPVILLILDGFGYREPAADNAISLARKPTWDALWSNCPHGLIDASEHHVGLPDGQFGNSEVGHLNLGAGRVVYQDLTRVDHAIETGEFTQNAALVGACDAAVQSGGKVHVIGLLSPGGVHSHERHIHAFVRMAAARNVPSIAVHAILDGRDMPPKSAAPSIEAMQAVCAETGARIATVSGRFYAMDRDKRWERVEPAYHALVEAAATHHAPTAKAALDAAYARDESDEFVRPTVISHGAPIKDGDVVVFMNFRADRAREMTTALTDESFTGFARRMPKLARFVCLSHYGDAYAHLATAFRNDPIVNGLGEVLAASHLKQLRIAETEKYAHVTYFFSGGREQTYPGEDRVLVPSPKVETYDLKPEMSAPEVTDKLVAAIESKQYAAIICNYANGDMVGHTGVLDAAVKAVETLDACLARVLAAARATGAQVLITADHGNCEQMFDPASNQAHTQHTTDKVPLVYVGPEPANVRDGGALRDIAPTLLAMMGLPQPAEMTGRSLLVA, encoded by the coding sequence ATGAGCCCGACGACCGCCCCCACCGTGCACCCCGTCATCCTGCTGATTCTGGACGGCTTTGGCTACCGTGAGCCAGCGGCGGACAACGCCATCTCGCTCGCCCGCAAGCCCACCTGGGATGCCTTGTGGAGCAACTGCCCGCACGGCCTGATCGACGCCTCGGAGCACCATGTTGGCCTGCCGGACGGGCAATTCGGCAATTCCGAGGTCGGCCACCTCAACCTGGGCGCTGGCCGGGTGGTCTATCAGGACCTCACCCGCGTTGACCACGCCATCGAAACCGGCGAATTCACGCAAAACGCCGCGCTGGTAGGCGCCTGCGACGCGGCCGTACAGTCCGGTGGCAAGGTACACGTGATTGGCTTGCTGTCGCCCGGCGGCGTGCATTCGCATGAACGCCACATTCACGCCTTTGTGCGCATGGCCGCGGCGCGCAACGTGCCGTCGATTGCCGTGCATGCGATCCTTGATGGTCGCGACATGCCGCCAAAAAGCGCAGCGCCGTCTATCGAAGCGATGCAGGCGGTGTGTGCTGAAACGGGTGCCCGCATCGCTACCGTCAGCGGGCGCTTCTACGCAATGGATCGTGACAAGCGCTGGGAACGTGTCGAGCCTGCCTATCACGCACTGGTCGAGGCTGCCGCAACGCATCATGCCCCTACCGCGAAGGCTGCGCTTGATGCTGCCTACGCCCGCGACGAGAGCGACGAATTTGTGCGGCCCACCGTCATCAGCCACGGCGCGCCGATCAAGGATGGCGATGTCGTGGTGTTCATGAATTTCCGCGCTGATCGCGCACGCGAAATGACCACCGCGCTGACCGACGAGTCGTTCACCGGATTTGCCCGGCGCATGCCCAAACTTGCGCGCTTCGTCTGCCTGTCGCACTATGGCGACGCTTATGCGCATCTGGCCACGGCGTTCCGCAACGACCCCATTGTTAACGGGCTGGGTGAGGTGCTGGCGGCGAGCCATCTCAAACAACTGCGGATTGCCGAGACGGAAAAATACGCTCATGTGACTTACTTCTTCTCCGGCGGACGCGAGCAGACCTATCCAGGTGAAGATCGCGTGCTGGTGCCGTCACCCAAGGTTGAAACCTACGACCTGAAACCAGAAATGAGCGCCCCGGAAGTTACCGACAAGCTGGTCGCAGCGATCGAATCGAAGCAATACGCCGCGATCATCTGCAACTACGCCAACGGCGACATGGTCGGCCATACCGGTGTGCTCGACGCCGCCGTCAAGGCGGTGGAAACACTCGATGCCTGCCTCGCGCGGGTGCTTGCTGCAGCGCGGGCGACGGGCGCGCAGGTGTTGATCACGGCCGACCACGGCAATTGTGAACAGATGTTTGATCCAGCGTCGAATCAGGCGCACACCCAGCACACCACCGACAAGGTGCCACTGGTGTATGTCGGCCCGGAGCCAGCCAACGTGCGCGATGGCGGTGCGCTGCGCGACATTGCGCCGACCTTGCTGGCCATGATGGGGTTGCCGCAACCCGCTGAGATGACCGGGCGCAGCCTGCTCGTCGCGTAA
- a CDS encoding rhodanese-like domain-containing protein: protein MQFLYNNWMLVLIMFMSGAMLLFPLVQRRASGMTEVGNVRLTHLINREGASVLDVRETREMDAGKIVGAIHVPLSQLKDRADSLGCDKDKPLVVYCARGQRSVMAGSTLKAAGYTQLFNLNGGFKAWSEAGLPVEKV from the coding sequence ATGCAATTTCTCTACAACAACTGGATGCTCGTGCTGATCATGTTCATGTCGGGCGCGATGCTGCTGTTTCCGCTGGTGCAGCGCCGGGCTTCGGGCATGACCGAAGTCGGCAACGTGCGTCTGACCCACTTGATCAACCGCGAGGGGGCATCCGTGCTTGACGTCCGCGAGACGCGCGAGATGGACGCCGGCAAGATCGTGGGCGCCATTCACGTGCCGCTGTCGCAACTGAAAGACCGCGCCGATTCGCTGGGCTGCGACAAGGACAAGCCGCTGGTCGTCTATTGCGCCCGCGGCCAGCGATCGGTGATGGCAGGCAGCACCTTGAAAGCTGCGGGTTACACCCAACTTTTCAATCTCAACGGTGGCTTCAAGGCATGGTCCGAAGCGGGGCTGCCCGTCGAGAAGGTGTAA
- the grxC gene encoding glutaredoxin 3, producing MAKVIMYSTGVCPYCIQAERLLKAKGVADIEKIRVDLQPGLREAMIEKTGRRTVPQIYIGETHVGGFDDLSALDRAGGLDPLLAA from the coding sequence ATGGCAAAAGTGATCATGTATTCAACGGGGGTCTGCCCCTACTGCATCCAGGCGGAGCGGTTGCTCAAGGCCAAGGGTGTGGCCGACATCGAGAAAATCCGCGTGGATCTGCAACCGGGGCTGCGTGAAGCCATGATCGAGAAGACTGGCCGCCGCACCGTACCGCAAATCTACATTGGCGAAACCCACGTCGGCGGTTTCGACGACCTTTCGGCGCTCGACCGCGCCGGTGGTCTCGATCCATTGCTTGCCGCCTGA
- the secB gene encoding protein-export chaperone SecB, with protein sequence MADAPAQQQDPNAPHFSIEKIYLKDLSVENPNAPQSYLWRESPTVEIGLEQDQSTIEDGFHNVSVKVTVTATIADKTMFLVEAAMGGIFQIRNIPEPELQPLLAVHCANIIFPYARELISDAVQRMGYPAIYLQPINFEAIYQARVQQQLEQAAAATKQ encoded by the coding sequence ATGGCCGACGCGCCCGCACAACAACAAGATCCAAACGCTCCGCACTTCTCGATCGAAAAGATCTACCTGAAGGACCTGTCGGTCGAAAATCCGAACGCGCCGCAGAGCTACCTGTGGCGTGAATCGCCCACCGTGGAGATCGGCCTTGAGCAGGACCAGTCCACCATTGAAGACGGCTTCCACAACGTCTCGGTCAAGGTGACGGTCACCGCCACCATCGCCGACAAGACGATGTTCCTGGTCGAGGCAGCGATGGGCGGCATCTTCCAGATCCGCAACATTCCGGAACCCGAACTGCAACCGCTGCTGGCCGTGCACTGCGCCAACATCATCTTCCCGTACGCCCGCGAGCTGATCTCTGACGCCGTGCAGCGCATGGGCTACCCGGCGATCTATCTGCAGCCAATCAACTTCGAAGCGATCTACCAGGCCCGCGTCCAGCAGCAGCTCGAACAGGCTGCAGCGGCAACCAAGCAGTAG
- a CDS encoding SH3 domain-containing protein: MTSPRQLLPLVLAFGLSAAAAVAHADFRQTVDNATVGYEGPSAKATRQFLYSRGTPVEVLVSIEGWVKVRDATGTLVWLERKALADRSNVQVKVPVADVQAAADAASPIVFRAEQGVLLQLVTPQPPNAGAWAQVRHRDGQTGFVRLDAVFGL, translated from the coding sequence GTGACCAGTCCGCGCCAGCTCTTGCCGCTCGTTCTCGCGTTTGGCCTGAGCGCGGCTGCCGCAGTGGCGCATGCCGACTTCCGTCAGACCGTCGACAACGCGACGGTCGGTTACGAAGGTCCGTCGGCCAAGGCGACACGGCAATTCCTGTACAGCCGTGGTACGCCAGTAGAGGTCCTGGTGAGCATCGAGGGCTGGGTCAAGGTTCGCGATGCGACCGGCACGCTGGTCTGGCTGGAGCGCAAGGCGCTCGCCGACCGCAGCAACGTGCAGGTCAAGGTGCCGGTGGCCGATGTACAGGCGGCCGCCGATGCCGCCAGCCCCATTGTGTTCCGTGCCGAGCAGGGCGTGCTGCTGCAGCTCGTCACCCCGCAGCCGCCCAATGCAGGCGCCTGGGCACAGGTGCGCCACCGCGATGGTCAGACCGGCTTTGTCCGGCTCGACGCGGTCTTCGGCCTCTAG
- a CDS encoding dodecin family protein, which produces MSVARVTEITASSKKSFEDALNTGVDRACKTLKNVEGAWVQDQKVIIRKGKIVEYRVNMKVTFILED; this is translated from the coding sequence ATGAGCGTCGCTCGTGTCACCGAGATCACCGCATCATCGAAAAAGAGCTTTGAGGATGCCCTGAATACTGGCGTTGATCGCGCCTGCAAGACGTTGAAGAACGTCGAGGGTGCCTGGGTGCAGGATCAGAAGGTGATCATCAGGAAGGGCAAGATCGTCGAGTACCGCGTCAACATGAAGGTGACCTTCATCCTCGAGGACTGA
- a CDS encoding DUF1800 domain-containing protein, with translation MSTRRQNTTLIAALGWLLICIVALLLAASVATAQTARDDSPMGFDDARHLLSRTSFAAQTADIENYTRLTRAEAVDRLLAETRRHAAYPAPAWTAKYERVYRPDMTQEQRMQANRRELIERGLEIRTWWVAEMLSTPTPLTEKMTLFWHNHFATSQQKVRSAQLMYRQNVLLRSYALGNFGALLREISKDPAMLVYLDGAQNRKGAPNENFARELMELFTLGEGQYNEADIKEVARAFTGWSLEPETGEFRFRRGIHDDGEKTVFGARGRLNGDDIVTLLLRQPGTGEFIVGKLWQEFVSPELSPAAVKRLAALWRDSNYEIKPLMRAMLLSDDFWSPANRASLVKSPVDLVIGSLRQFRFSVEDPAPFAIILRQLGQDLFGPPNVKGWPGGEAWLNTTTLLARKGFLNRLFRADEMLKPTLAAGDDMAGKQDMVAQPAAALIDRDMMGERRQRAQTRLAVRGGAADRLPPFGVNNQLRGQYFFNADEWFRQMPAAMQGGRGGDDDKIVRTLLAGPPVQAPREVPHTLAGLRTVALDPMYQLK, from the coding sequence ATGTCCACCCGTCGCCAGAACACCACTCTCATCGCCGCTCTCGGCTGGCTGCTGATCTGCATCGTGGCTCTGCTGCTTGCCGCGAGCGTGGCAACGGCGCAGACGGCGCGCGACGATAGCCCGATGGGATTCGACGATGCACGCCATCTGCTCAGTCGCACCAGCTTCGCGGCGCAAACGGCCGACATCGAAAACTATACCCGTCTGACTCGCGCCGAAGCCGTTGACCGTCTGCTGGCGGAGACAAGGCGACACGCGGCCTATCCGGCACCGGCGTGGACCGCGAAATACGAACGCGTTTACCGCCCTGACATGACGCAGGAGCAGCGCATGCAGGCCAATCGCCGTGAGCTGATCGAACGTGGTCTGGAGATTCGCACCTGGTGGGTGGCCGAAATGCTGTCAACACCGACCCCACTCACCGAGAAGATGACGCTCTTCTGGCACAACCACTTCGCTACCTCACAGCAAAAGGTCCGTTCGGCGCAGTTGATGTACCGGCAAAACGTGCTGCTGCGCAGCTACGCCCTCGGCAATTTCGGCGCGCTGCTGCGTGAGATCAGCAAGGACCCGGCGATGCTGGTCTATCTCGATGGCGCCCAGAACCGCAAGGGCGCGCCGAACGAGAACTTTGCCCGCGAACTGATGGAGCTGTTCACCCTCGGCGAAGGGCAATACAACGAGGCGGACATCAAGGAGGTCGCCCGCGCCTTCACCGGCTGGAGCCTTGAGCCGGAAACTGGTGAATTCCGCTTCCGTCGCGGCATCCACGACGATGGTGAAAAGACGGTGTTCGGTGCCCGTGGCCGGCTCAACGGCGACGATATCGTCACGCTGCTGCTGCGCCAGCCTGGTACCGGCGAATTCATCGTCGGCAAACTGTGGCAGGAGTTTGTGTCGCCGGAGCTGTCGCCTGCAGCGGTCAAGCGGCTCGCTGCGCTATGGCGCGACAGCAACTACGAGATCAAGCCACTGATGCGCGCGATGTTGCTGTCTGACGACTTCTGGTCGCCAGCCAATCGCGCCTCGCTGGTGAAGTCACCGGTGGATTTGGTGATTGGCTCGCTGCGCCAGTTCCGCTTCTCCGTGGAAGATCCGGCGCCATTCGCGATCATCCTGCGTCAGCTCGGACAGGATCTGTTCGGTCCGCCCAATGTCAAAGGCTGGCCTGGTGGCGAAGCCTGGCTCAACACCACGACACTGCTCGCCCGCAAAGGCTTCCTCAACCGCCTGTTCCGGGCTGACGAGATGCTGAAGCCGACGCTTGCGGCCGGCGACGACATGGCCGGCAAGCAGGACATGGTCGCCCAGCCTGCGGCTGCGCTCATTGACCGCGACATGATGGGTGAGCGCCGTCAGCGCGCGCAGACGCGCCTCGCCGTGCGCGGTGGCGCGGCGGACCGCCTGCCGCCGTTCGGCGTCAACAACCAGTTGCGCGGCCAGTACTTCTTCAATGCGGACGAGTGGTTCAGGCAGATGCCCGCTGCGATGCAAGGCGGACGTGGTGGAGACGACGACAAAATCGTTCGCACCCTGCTCGCCGGGCCGCCCGTGCAGGCGCCACGCGAGGTGCCGCATACGCTCGCGGGCCTGCGCACGGTAGCGCTCGATCCGATGTACCAACTCAAGTAG